Proteins encoded together in one candidate division WOR-3 bacterium window:
- the purN gene encoding phosphoribosylglycinamide formyltransferase — translation MKVKKGIAVLASGRGTNFEALARSCERPDFPAELKILVVNVPDAPVLTRAATFRIPAVTIDHRNFPTREAFEEEVIKVLEPYQVDLICLAGFNRILSPKLLERYPMRIMNIHPSLLPAFARLQGIKVHEAVLNYGVKITGCTVHFVTADVDCGPIIVQRAIPVRDVDTPDSLSLRVLVEEHQAYPEAVRLFCEDRLEIVGRRVLVRSR, via the coding sequence ATGAAAGTAAAAAAGGGGATTGCGGTACTTGCCTCAGGCCGGGGGACGAATTTTGAGGCGTTAGCCCGCAGTTGTGAAAGGCCAGACTTTCCTGCTGAGTTGAAAATTCTTGTCGTCAATGTGCCCGATGCTCCGGTGCTAACCCGTGCTGCCACCTTTCGAATTCCTGCCGTGACCATTGACCATCGTAATTTTCCCACCCGGGAGGCATTTGAGGAAGAGGTCATCAAGGTGCTGGAGCCGTATCAGGTTGACCTGATTTGCCTTGCCGGTTTCAATCGGATTTTGTCGCCGAAGTTGCTCGAACGGTATCCAATGCGGATTATGAACATCCATCCGTCGCTTTTGCCCGCTTTTGCCCGTTTGCAGGGTATTAAGGTTCATGAAGCGGTGCTTAATTATGGAGTGAAAATTACCGGGTGCACGGTGCACTTTGTAACCGCCGATGTTGATTGCGGGCCCATTATTGTGCAGCGGGCGATACCGGTGCGGGATGTGGACACACCGGATTCGCTTTCCCTGCGGGTGTTGGTTGAAGAGCATCAGGCATATCCTGAGGCGGTGAGGTTGTTTTGCGAGGACAGGCTGGAAATCGTCGGGCGTCGGGTCCTGGTGCGCTCCCGATAA
- a CDS encoding Gfo/Idh/MocA family oxidoreductase: MRGQAGNRRASGPGALPITSRLRVAVVGCGAQAQLALIPALKANPFVELQALCDTDVRKLRHLAALHNVKKYYTDFDRLKEDEEIQAVVLATPNYLHAPMAIAAMDYGKDVLCEMPLALNFYEAQQMVAAAERTRRRLMPCLVTRLRPDVQTVKNFVDGRELGKVYYCKTGWLRGREAWSPAGWWYEPRRAGGGAFLTLGSALLDSALYLLKPAKPLRIYGVAAKRNANAAVEDTAFALIRFDSDVVLTVEVGWSLLMERDFVYFNLFGTSGAALLNPITINKEMHGRLVNITPQIPDKGLLREAYKRLIELWVDALLQDLPPAETVADALTISRISDGFYQSNTTGREVELTEEKEVPSGGF; the protein is encoded by the coding sequence TTGCGAGGACAGGCTGGAAATCGTCGGGCGTCGGGTCCTGGTGCGCTCCCGATAACGAGCCGGCTCCGGGTTGCGGTTGTAGGTTGTGGTGCCCAGGCACAACTGGCGCTTATCCCGGCATTGAAGGCAAATCCCTTTGTGGAACTGCAGGCGTTGTGCGATACCGATGTCCGGAAGTTGCGCCACCTTGCGGCACTGCATAATGTAAAGAAGTACTACACCGACTTTGACCGGCTCAAGGAGGATGAAGAGATTCAGGCGGTGGTGCTCGCGACCCCGAATTACCTTCATGCACCAATGGCAATTGCGGCGATGGACTACGGCAAGGATGTTTTGTGCGAGATGCCGCTGGCACTTAACTTTTATGAGGCACAGCAGATGGTTGCGGCGGCAGAACGGACCCGGCGGCGGTTGATGCCCTGTTTGGTGACCCGGTTGAGACCTGATGTTCAGACGGTGAAGAACTTTGTTGATGGTCGGGAACTGGGCAAGGTGTATTACTGCAAGACCGGCTGGTTGCGTGGTCGTGAGGCGTGGTCACCTGCCGGTTGGTGGTATGAGCCCCGGCGCGCTGGGGGTGGCGCATTTCTGACACTGGGTTCGGCTCTGCTTGATTCGGCACTTTATCTTCTGAAACCGGCGAAACCGTTGCGGATTTACGGGGTGGCGGCTAAGCGGAATGCCAATGCGGCGGTTGAAGATACCGCATTTGCCTTAATCAGATTTGATTCCGATGTGGTTTTGACAGTTGAGGTGGGCTGGAGTCTGTTGATGGAACGGGACTTTGTCTATTTTAATCTGTTTGGCACCTCGGGTGCGGCTTTGTTGAACCCGATTACCATCAATAAGGAGATGCATGGCAGGCTGGTTAATATCACACCGCAGATTCCTGACAAGGGGCTTTTGCGCGAGGCGTACAAGCGGCTGATTGAACTTTGGGTTGATGCACTTTTGCAGGACCTGCCACCCGCAGAGACCGTCGCCGATGCGCTGACAATCTCCCGGATTAGCGATGGTTTTTATCAATCGAATACCACAGGCCGGGAAGTGGAACTTACCGAAGAAAAGGAGGTGCCATCCGGCGGGTTTTGA